A genomic segment from Bacillus cereus G9842 encodes:
- the dnaE gene encoding DNA polymerase III subunit alpha gives MKFVHLQCQTVFSLLKSACKIDELVVRAKELGFSSLAITDENVMYGVIPFYKACKKHGIQPVIGLTASIFSEEEERSYPLVLLAENEIGYQNLLKISSSIMTKSKEGIPKKWLAHYAKGLIAISPGKDGEIEQLLLEDNESQAEEVARTYQNMFGHFYMSLQHHAIQDELLLQEKLPEFISRVNIPVVATNDVRYINQSDALVHECLLSVESGTKMTDPDRPRLKTDQYYLKSSDEMEALFSHAPEAIQNTIKIAERCQVEIPFHVNQLPKFPVPSNETSDIYLRRVCEEGLRKRYGAPKEVHIKRLNHELNVISRMGFSDYFLIVWDFMKYAHENHILTGPGRGSAAGSLVSYVLEITDIDPIEYDLLFERFLNPERVTLPDIDIDFPDIRRDEMIRYVKDKYGQLRVAQIVTFGTLAAKAAIRDIARVMGLPPRDIDIFSKLIPSKLGITLKDAYEESQSLREFIQGNLLHERVFEIAKRVEGLPRHTSIHAAGVIMSQEPLTGSVAIQEGHNDVYVTQYPADALEELGLLKMDFLGLRNLTLLENIIKFIANKTGKEIDIRNLPLQDEKTFQLLGRGDTTGVFQLESGGMRNVLRGLKPNEFEDIVAVNSLYRPGPMEQIPTFIESKHGKRKIEYLHPDLKPILERTYGVIVYQEQIMQIASKLAGFSLGEADLLRRAVSKKNRDILDQERKHFVQGCLQNGYDETSAEKIYDLIVRFANYGFNRSHAVAYSMIGYQLAYLKANYTLEFMTALLSSAIGNEDKIVQYIRETKRKGFHVLPPSLQRSGYNFQIEGNAIRYSLLSIRNIGMATVTALLEERKKKMFEDLFEFCLRMPSKFVTERNLEAFVWSGCFDDFGVSRTNLWKSIKGALEYANLARDLGDAVPKSKYVQGEELSFIEQLNKEKEALGFYLSSYPTAQYVKLAKELEIPSLAQAMRHKKKVQRAIVYITSVRVIRTKKFQKMAFITFCDQNDEMEAVLFPETYIHFSDKLQEGAIVLVDGTIELRNHKLQWIVNGLYPLEEMDVYEEKKDASVYVKLPSQYEKKLLNQVTKILFDYSGFAKVLIYYEKEHKMVQLSRSLSIHPSEECLGALREIVGEENVVVKI, from the coding sequence GTGAAGTTTGTGCATTTACAATGTCAAACCGTTTTTAGTTTATTAAAAAGTGCTTGTAAAATTGATGAGCTTGTAGTCAGGGCGAAAGAACTTGGTTTCTCATCGCTGGCTATTACGGATGAAAATGTTATGTATGGCGTTATTCCGTTTTATAAAGCATGTAAGAAACATGGTATACAGCCTGTTATTGGATTAACCGCTTCTATTTTTAGTGAAGAAGAAGAAAGGTCTTATCCGCTTGTATTACTTGCTGAGAATGAAATAGGCTACCAAAATTTATTAAAGATTTCTAGCAGTATTATGACAAAGTCCAAAGAAGGTATCCCTAAGAAGTGGCTTGCGCATTATGCGAAAGGATTAATTGCTATTTCACCAGGTAAAGATGGCGAAATTGAGCAATTATTACTAGAAGACAATGAGAGTCAGGCTGAAGAAGTAGCTCGAACATATCAAAATATGTTCGGCCATTTTTATATGAGTTTGCAGCATCATGCAATTCAAGATGAGTTGCTTTTACAAGAGAAGCTACCTGAATTTATTAGTAGGGTTAATATTCCAGTCGTTGCAACAAACGATGTGCGTTATATCAATCAAAGTGACGCACTTGTTCACGAATGTTTACTATCTGTTGAAAGTGGAACGAAAATGACTGATCCAGATAGGCCGAGGCTGAAAACAGATCAATATTATTTAAAATCATCGGATGAAATGGAAGCACTATTTTCCCATGCGCCGGAAGCAATCCAAAATACAATAAAAATTGCAGAGCGTTGCCAAGTAGAAATACCGTTCCATGTAAATCAACTTCCGAAGTTTCCTGTTCCGTCTAACGAAACGAGTGATATATACTTGCGTCGTGTTTGTGAAGAAGGTTTGCGGAAACGATATGGTGCGCCGAAAGAAGTGCATATAAAGCGTTTAAATCATGAATTAAATGTTATTTCTCGTATGGGATTTAGTGATTATTTCCTCATCGTATGGGATTTTATGAAGTATGCACATGAAAATCATATTTTAACAGGACCAGGTCGTGGATCGGCAGCTGGTTCACTCGTCTCATACGTATTAGAAATTACAGATATTGATCCGATTGAATACGATCTATTATTTGAAAGGTTTTTAAATCCTGAACGTGTGACGCTTCCCGATATTGATATTGATTTTCCAGACATAAGACGTGATGAGATGATTCGCTATGTGAAAGATAAATACGGTCAGCTTCGTGTTGCGCAAATTGTAACGTTTGGTACGCTTGCAGCAAAAGCAGCAATTAGAGACATTGCCCGCGTAATGGGGCTTCCGCCACGAGATATTGATATATTTTCAAAACTTATCCCATCAAAGCTCGGTATAACGTTAAAAGATGCATATGAAGAATCACAATCACTTCGTGAGTTTATACAAGGGAATCTTCTGCATGAGCGTGTGTTTGAAATCGCAAAACGTGTAGAAGGTTTACCACGTCATACGTCTATTCATGCGGCTGGCGTTATTATGAGTCAAGAACCGTTAACAGGCAGTGTAGCAATTCAAGAAGGACATAACGATGTTTATGTTACGCAATATCCAGCTGATGCGCTAGAAGAACTTGGGTTGCTTAAGATGGACTTTTTAGGGTTACGTAATTTAACGTTACTTGAAAATATTATAAAATTTATCGCGAACAAAACAGGGAAAGAAATCGATATAAGAAACTTACCTCTTCAAGATGAAAAGACGTTCCAATTATTAGGGAGAGGGGATACAACAGGTGTATTCCAGCTTGAGTCAGGTGGTATGCGAAATGTACTTCGCGGGTTAAAACCGAATGAGTTTGAAGATATCGTAGCTGTTAACTCGTTATACAGACCGGGGCCGATGGAACAGATACCAACCTTTATTGAATCGAAACATGGAAAAAGAAAAATTGAATATTTACATCCGGATTTAAAGCCAATTTTAGAAAGAACATACGGCGTCATTGTATACCAAGAACAAATTATGCAAATTGCATCGAAGTTAGCAGGGTTTTCGCTCGGAGAAGCAGATTTACTGCGCCGTGCAGTGAGTAAAAAAAATCGTGATATTTTAGATCAGGAACGTAAGCATTTTGTTCAAGGGTGTTTGCAAAATGGTTATGATGAGACGTCTGCTGAGAAAATTTATGATTTAATTGTAAGATTTGCGAATTACGGTTTTAACCGAAGTCACGCTGTAGCTTACAGTATGATCGGATATCAGCTTGCCTATTTGAAAGCGAACTATACGCTGGAATTTATGACGGCATTATTATCAAGTGCAATTGGAAATGAAGATAAAATTGTACAGTATATACGAGAAACGAAGCGGAAAGGCTTTCACGTTTTGCCGCCGTCTCTTCAGAGAAGTGGTTACAACTTCCAAATAGAAGGGAATGCGATACGTTACAGTTTACTTTCGATCCGAAATATTGGAATGGCTACAGTGACGGCATTATTAGAAGAACGAAAGAAAAAAATGTTCGAAGATTTGTTTGAATTTTGTCTCCGTATGCCGTCAAAGTTTGTGACGGAGCGCAATTTAGAAGCTTTCGTCTGGTCCGGATGTTTTGATGATTTTGGTGTTTCGAGAACGAATTTATGGAAAAGTATTAAAGGGGCATTAGAGTACGCGAATCTCGCACGTGATTTAGGAGATGCTGTTCCAAAATCAAAATACGTACAAGGAGAAGAGCTATCTTTTATTGAACAACTAAATAAAGAGAAGGAAGCACTTGGCTTTTATTTATCAAGTTATCCGACAGCGCAGTATGTAAAGTTAGCAAAAGAATTAGAAATTCCATCTCTCGCTCAGGCGATGCGACACAAGAAAAAAGTACAAAGAGCTATTGTGTATATAACAAGTGTGAGAGTGATTCGTACGAAAAAGTTTCAAAAGATGGCATTTATTACATTCTGTGATCAAAATGATGAAATGGAAGCAGTCCTCTTCCCGGAAACGTATATACATTTCTCGGACAAGTTACAAGAAGGAGCAATTGTTTTAGTTGACGGTACGATTGAGCTAAGAAATCATAAGCTGCAATGGATTGTAAATGGTCTATATCCGCTAGAGGAAATGGATGTTTATGAAGAAAAGAAAGACGCATCTGTTTACGTGAAATTGCCGTCTCAGTATGAGAAAAAGCTTTTAAATCAGGTTACGAAAATATTGTTCGACTATTCAGGTTTTGCGAAAGTACTAATTTATTATGAAAAGGAACATAAAATGGTACAATTATCTCGGAGTTTATCGATTCATCCAAGTGAAGAATGTTTAGGAGCACTTCGTGAAATTGTCGGGGAAGAAAATGTAGTTGTGAAAATATAA
- a CDS encoding YtrH family sporulation protein: protein MMRKAEIKTYFLYFVHIYEEERGMTMDVREHTFFSLLIISYFIAFGVILGGSLIGGFGAFLIGKPALTYINQFAQNLRIWALVAAIGGTFDTFYSFERSFFGGDMKDIVKQILLIFFATGGMQTGLIIIKWLTQEHV, encoded by the coding sequence GTGATGAGGAAAGCGGAAATCAAAACATACTTCTTATACTTTGTCCATATATATGAAGAAGAAAGGGGAATGACGATGGATGTAAGAGAACATACTTTTTTCTCTCTGCTTATTATTAGTTATTTTATTGCCTTTGGGGTTATACTTGGCGGTTCATTAATTGGTGGATTTGGTGCGTTTCTTATCGGAAAACCAGCTCTAACTTACATTAATCAATTCGCCCAAAATTTAAGAATTTGGGCACTCGTTGCAGCAATCGGCGGAACATTCGATACCTTTTATAGCTTTGAAAGAAGTTTCTTTGGCGGAGATATGAAAGATATCGTAAAACAAATTCTCCTTATTTTTTTCGCAACTGGTGGTATGCAAACAGGTCTCATTATTATTAAATGGCTAACGCAGGAACATGTATGA
- the ytrI gene encoding sporulation membrane protein YtrI — protein sequence MRVPSANTAKRWYLVLAGAAVGGVLSWFIFLYIYGVFQEEQASKIAEQREIIEKQEAKLHVLLEDQEKLNTENKRLLTIQEIKIKLINREKYDLDNLTLENMTTSIHNDLQHLLTKNIQSIAKNKDLLKKVIENKTYKHYDRLYRFKVDTISFDTVLEISITIEKEK from the coding sequence ATGAGAGTACCAAGTGCCAATACAGCAAAAAGATGGTACTTAGTATTAGCTGGTGCTGCTGTTGGAGGCGTGTTGAGCTGGTTTATTTTTTTGTACATATACGGTGTTTTTCAAGAAGAACAAGCTAGTAAAATAGCAGAACAAAGAGAAATTATAGAAAAACAAGAAGCAAAACTCCACGTCCTTCTCGAAGATCAAGAAAAATTGAACACTGAAAATAAACGGCTCTTAACCATTCAAGAGATTAAAATAAAACTTATCAATCGAGAAAAATACGATTTAGACAATCTTACACTCGAAAATATGACTACATCTATCCATAATGATCTCCAGCATCTTTTAACGAAAAACATTCAAAGTATCGCAAAAAATAAAGACCTACTCAAAAAGGTAATCGAAAACAAGACGTACAAACATTACGATCGGCTATACCGTTTTAAAGTCGATACAATATCTTTTGATACAGTGCTTGAAATTAGCATTACTATAGAGAAAGAAAAATAA
- a CDS encoding DHH family phosphoesterase, whose amino-acid sequence MHEQILGAIKEFDTIIIHRHVRPDPDALGSQGGLGTILQESFPEKNIYTVGYNEPSLAYLRVMDDIEDSVYENALVIVCDTANQERVDDQRYTKGKMLIKIDHHPNEDPYGDITWVDTAASSTSEMIYEFYTYGKDKGLKITKEAARLILAGIVGDTGRFLFPNTTAKTLRYVSELVDMGVKFTDLYNEMYKTKEKIARLNGYILQNFTMVEEGAAYIKLTKEVLEEFDVLSSEASGVVGALGNIDGLKAWVLFLEEDDVIRVRLRSKGPVINKLAMQYNGGGHPMASGAKASSWEEADRLFADLREICK is encoded by the coding sequence ATGCATGAGCAAATTTTAGGAGCAATTAAAGAGTTTGATACAATTATTATTCATCGCCACGTGCGTCCGGACCCAGATGCATTAGGTTCACAGGGTGGCCTTGGTACAATTCTACAAGAATCGTTTCCAGAGAAAAATATTTATACGGTTGGGTACAATGAACCGTCGTTAGCGTACTTAAGAGTAATGGATGATATTGAAGATAGTGTATACGAAAATGCGCTTGTTATCGTTTGTGATACTGCGAATCAAGAACGTGTTGACGATCAACGCTATACAAAAGGGAAGATGTTAATTAAAATTGATCATCATCCAAATGAAGATCCATATGGAGATATTACGTGGGTAGATACGGCAGCGAGTTCTACAAGTGAAATGATTTATGAGTTTTACACGTATGGAAAAGATAAAGGATTAAAAATAACAAAAGAAGCAGCTCGCCTTATTTTAGCTGGAATTGTTGGGGACACAGGTCGTTTCTTATTCCCGAATACAACAGCAAAAACACTTCGTTACGTAAGTGAGCTTGTTGATATGGGTGTGAAATTCACAGATTTATACAATGAAATGTATAAGACAAAAGAAAAAATTGCTCGTTTAAACGGTTATATTTTACAAAACTTTACGATGGTAGAAGAAGGAGCAGCTTACATTAAATTAACGAAAGAAGTATTAGAAGAGTTTGATGTACTTTCTTCTGAAGCATCTGGTGTTGTTGGAGCACTTGGCAATATTGATGGATTAAAGGCGTGGGTTCTATTTTTAGAGGAAGACGACGTAATTCGTGTTCGTCTTCGTTCAAAAGGACCAGTTATAAACAAATTAGCAATGCAATATAACGGCGGAGGACACCCGATGGCTTCTGGTGCGAAGGCATCTTCTTGGGAAGAAGCGGATCGTCTTTTTGCTGATTTACGTGAGATTTGTAAATAA